A stretch of the Candidatus Limnocylindrales bacterium genome encodes the following:
- a CDS encoding C4-type zinc ribbon domain-containing protein, whose amino-acid sequence MTSQLESLFRLQAIDTRLLEKQRTVEKYEAELAERRKAMDAVQARIDGLSATRKDLVSQRALAERKVADLQESLKQRRQRLQKVRNERELRAGQDEITSIQEEIREAETRQLDLMQKVEDLEASIETAKAEFADLESADHRHIGDAAERIDGLRRELEGERAARNQMADGIEAGLRKKYEMILSRRYGLAVVEVDAAGCCVGCHVQIPPQTLIEVRKTSAVRVCPMCQRILFLGGDGSAPVEPA is encoded by the coding sequence TTGACGAGTCAGCTCGAGTCCCTGTTTCGACTGCAAGCGATCGACACACGGCTGCTCGAGAAGCAGCGGACCGTCGAGAAGTACGAAGCCGAGCTGGCCGAGCGCCGCAAGGCGATGGATGCGGTGCAGGCCCGCATCGACGGCCTGTCCGCCACACGCAAGGACCTGGTTTCCCAGCGCGCGCTTGCCGAACGCAAGGTCGCCGATCTTCAAGAGAGCCTCAAGCAGCGCCGCCAGCGCCTTCAGAAGGTGCGCAACGAACGCGAGCTGCGCGCCGGTCAGGACGAGATCACCTCGATTCAGGAAGAGATTCGCGAAGCCGAGACGCGCCAGCTCGACCTGATGCAGAAGGTCGAGGATCTCGAGGCGAGCATCGAAACCGCCAAAGCCGAGTTCGCCGACCTCGAGAGCGCCGACCACCGGCACATCGGGGACGCGGCCGAGCGCATCGACGGCCTGCGCCGCGAGCTCGAAGGCGAGCGGGCGGCGCGCAACCAGATGGCCGACGGCATCGAGGCCGGCCTGCGCAAGAAGTACGAGATGATCCTGTCGCGACGCTACGGCCTGGCCGTGGTCGAGGTTGACGCCGCCGGCTGTTGCGTCGGCTGCCACGTGCAGATCCCGCCGCAGACGCTGATCGAGGTGCGAAAAACCAGCGCCGTGCGCGTGTGCCCGATGTGCCAGCGCATCCTCTTCCTTGGCGGCGACGGTTCGGCGCCAGTCGAACCGGCATAG
- the mraZ gene encoding division/cell wall cluster transcriptional repressor MraZ, producing MFRGTFFHTLDDKGRVAIPRKFRDLLPAAEGEARVVVTKSAGPAPRTLDVYPMEEWKALEDRIRQMPQFQERTRKFKRLYLHPAQELTLDSQGRILLPHDLRSHIDLGKDAVFTGDLEKFLIWSRSDWEAQQNADQAAAADGDSLDDLGL from the coding sequence ATGTTTCGCGGCACCTTCTTTCACACCCTGGACGACAAAGGCCGCGTGGCCATCCCGCGAAAGTTTCGAGACCTCCTGCCTGCCGCAGAAGGCGAAGCTCGCGTGGTCGTCACGAAGTCGGCCGGTCCTGCGCCGCGAACTCTCGACGTCTATCCTATGGAAGAGTGGAAGGCCCTGGAAGATCGCATCCGGCAGATGCCGCAGTTCCAGGAGCGCACGCGCAAGTTCAAGAGGCTCTACCTGCATCCGGCCCAGGAGCTCACGCTCGACTCCCAGGGCCGCATCCTGCTGCCTCACGATCTTCGCAGCCACATCGACCTCGGAAAGGACGCGGTCTTCACCGGAGACCTGGAGAAGTTTCTGATCTGGTCGCGCAGCGATTGGGAAGCCCAGCAGAACGCCGATCAGGCCGCTGCGGCCGACGGCGACTCGCTGGACGATCTGGGGCTGTGA
- a CDS encoding MATE family efflux transporter, which translates to MPASSSTRALVRSLLRIAGPVALARLGVMAMGVTDTIVVGQLASAELPYLALGWAPTGVLIVTGMGALMGVQVLAARVIGEGRPQAAGAVWRRGVVLAMAAGTIASLALFAVAEWLFFAIGIAPDLSRESAAVSRILAIGLPLHFIYTASSFFLEAIRRPLVGTLIIWIANVLNVVVNVLLVPQLGAEGSAWATVAARAFMAATVVAYILWGPFGRQFAVRDTSIEAPGYRMLYGVGLAAGISQAAEAGAFSAMTMIAGRIGENAVAAYQILLNVLAVVFMVALGLAAATSVAVAHAWGGRDVRAARHAAWTGLWLNTLAMAASAVVLLAAPFAIARGFTADAALAALIASLLPIAALILAPDGGQVVIASALRARGDNWFPTASHIVAYVVVMPPAGYLLGERLGRGVAGLMEAILAASVLSVAVLLLRQSSLTRTDR; encoded by the coding sequence ATGCCCGCTTCCTCCTCCACACGAGCGCTGGTGCGCTCGCTCTTGCGCATTGCCGGGCCGGTCGCGCTGGCGCGGCTCGGAGTCATGGCCATGGGTGTCACCGACACCATCGTGGTCGGGCAGCTGGCATCGGCCGAATTGCCGTATCTCGCGCTGGGCTGGGCACCCACCGGCGTGCTGATCGTCACGGGCATGGGCGCGCTGATGGGCGTGCAGGTGCTGGCAGCGCGCGTCATCGGCGAGGGGCGGCCGCAAGCGGCCGGTGCGGTGTGGCGGCGAGGAGTGGTGCTGGCGATGGCGGCGGGGACGATCGCGTCGCTTGCGCTGTTCGCCGTCGCAGAATGGCTTTTCTTCGCCATCGGCATAGCGCCCGACCTGTCGCGCGAGTCGGCGGCGGTGTCGCGGATCCTGGCAATCGGGCTTCCGCTGCACTTCATCTACACCGCCAGCAGCTTCTTCCTCGAAGCCATTCGCCGACCGCTGGTGGGCACGCTCATCATCTGGATCGCCAACGTGCTGAACGTGGTGGTGAACGTGCTGCTGGTCCCGCAGCTGGGCGCGGAAGGCTCGGCGTGGGCGACCGTGGCAGCGCGCGCTTTCATGGCGGCCACCGTTGTCGCGTACATTCTGTGGGGACCGTTCGGACGCCAGTTTGCCGTGCGCGACACGAGCATCGAGGCGCCGGGATATCGCATGCTCTACGGCGTCGGTCTGGCCGCGGGCATCAGCCAGGCGGCCGAAGCCGGTGCGTTCTCAGCGATGACGATGATTGCCGGGCGCATCGGCGAGAACGCCGTGGCCGCCTACCAGATTCTGCTCAACGTGCTCGCGGTCGTCTTCATGGTGGCGCTGGGTCTTGCGGCGGCCACCTCGGTTGCCGTCGCGCATGCATGGGGCGGCCGCGACGTGCGCGCCGCTCGCCATGCTGCATGGACGGGGCTGTGGCTGAACACGCTGGCCATGGCTGCTTCTGCCGTCGTGCTGCTGGCAGCGCCTTTCGCCATAGCGCGAGGTTTCACCGCCGATGCGGCGCTGGCCGCCCTGATCGCGTCGCTGCTGCCGATCGCCGCGCTCATTCTTGCGCCCGACGGCGGACAGGTGGTCATCGCCAGCGCGCTGCGTGCGCGCGGTGACAACTGGTTCCCCACCGCCAGCCATATCGTGGCCTACGTGGTGGTGATGCCGCCGGCCGGCTACCTGCTCGGCGAGCGGCTGGGCCGCGGCGTTGCCGGATTGATGGAAGCGATCCTGGCAGCGAGCGTCCTATCGGTCGCCGTGCTGCTGCTGCGCCAGTCCTCGTTGACGCGCACCGATCGGTAA
- the rpoD gene encoding RNA polymerase sigma factor RpoD, with product MKNKKPRDENAQGLEPEAEGEEEVAGVRELLELGKSKGFVTLDEVNDVLDPEVVDQEDIESVLSALKEGHVEVRADADVLPKVEPSVASPAEEREVVEADHVADYVRMYMRDMGVVPLLSREGEVVIAKRIEEAELRVFGLVFRSAFGRRHIRWMKKALEDGDIRVRAVLKETEPEPTGDGDFVEGAEESEEAIDLEAQQQKTAEDEMAVFKRVLKQLEKACKLSDDIEAAHAAGDEATAAKLDRKLIDLLLEIPLNPEQIAAAVERIDECHRFVRQRLEVLRQAEDRSGRRADQIVEYASRLGVDRTADQRICGTLRMNAETIVSTAEKIKVASREVEEMLSGLALSAQQLEQLVREITIGQQEVVEAKKALIEANLRLVVSIAKRYNNRGLQFLDLIQEGNIGLMKAVDKFEYRRGYKFSTYATWWIRQSITRAIADQARTIRIPVHMIESINKLIRATRQFVQENGREPTTPELSALVDMPPDRVRKVLKIAREPISLETPIGDEEDSHLGDFIEDQKAISPADAVVNSNLQSRTRQVLASLTPREEQVLRLRFGIGEKTDHTLEEVGGRFSVTRERIRQIEAKALRKLRLPARSKKLKGFIS from the coding sequence ATGAAGAATAAGAAGCCGCGCGACGAGAATGCCCAGGGGCTCGAGCCCGAAGCCGAAGGCGAGGAGGAAGTCGCCGGCGTACGCGAGCTGCTCGAGCTCGGCAAGAGCAAAGGCTTCGTCACCCTGGACGAGGTCAACGACGTTCTCGATCCCGAGGTCGTCGATCAGGAAGACATCGAAAGCGTCCTGTCGGCTCTCAAGGAAGGCCACGTCGAAGTGCGCGCAGACGCCGACGTGCTGCCCAAGGTGGAGCCTTCGGTGGCCTCGCCGGCCGAAGAACGCGAGGTCGTCGAAGCCGACCACGTCGCCGACTACGTGCGCATGTACATGCGCGACATGGGCGTGGTTCCGCTGCTGTCGCGTGAGGGCGAGGTCGTCATCGCCAAGCGCATCGAGGAGGCCGAGCTGCGGGTGTTCGGGCTGGTCTTCCGGTCCGCTTTCGGCCGCCGCCACATCCGCTGGATGAAGAAGGCGCTCGAGGACGGCGACATCCGCGTTCGCGCGGTGCTCAAGGAGACCGAGCCCGAGCCAACCGGCGACGGCGACTTCGTCGAAGGAGCCGAAGAGTCCGAGGAAGCCATCGACCTGGAAGCGCAGCAGCAGAAGACGGCCGAGGACGAGATGGCCGTCTTCAAGCGCGTCCTCAAGCAGCTCGAGAAGGCCTGCAAGCTGTCCGATGACATCGAGGCTGCGCACGCCGCCGGCGACGAGGCCACGGCAGCCAAGCTCGATCGCAAGCTCATCGATCTGCTGCTGGAGATTCCGCTCAACCCCGAGCAGATCGCGGCCGCCGTCGAGCGCATCGACGAGTGCCACCGCTTCGTGCGCCAGCGCCTCGAAGTCCTGCGCCAGGCCGAAGACCGCAGCGGGCGCCGCGCCGATCAGATCGTCGAGTATGCCAGCCGTCTCGGCGTGGATCGCACGGCCGATCAGAGGATCTGCGGAACGCTGCGCATGAACGCGGAAACCATCGTCAGCACCGCCGAGAAGATCAAGGTGGCATCGCGCGAGGTCGAGGAGATGCTGTCGGGGCTGGCGCTGTCGGCTCAGCAGCTCGAGCAGCTCGTGCGCGAGATCACGATCGGCCAGCAGGAAGTCGTCGAAGCCAAGAAGGCGCTGATCGAGGCCAACCTGCGCCTGGTCGTCTCGATCGCCAAGCGTTACAACAACCGCGGCCTGCAGTTCCTGGACCTCATCCAGGAAGGCAACATCGGCCTCATGAAGGCCGTCGACAAGTTCGAGTACAGGCGCGGCTACAAGTTCTCGACCTATGCGACGTGGTGGATCCGGCAGTCCATCACGCGCGCCATCGCCGATCAGGCCCGCACCATCCGCATTCCGGTGCACATGATCGAGTCGATCAACAAGCTGATCCGCGCCACACGCCAGTTCGTGCAGGAGAACGGGCGTGAGCCGACCACGCCCGAGCTGTCGGCGCTGGTGGACATGCCGCCGGACCGCGTGCGCAAGGTGCTGAAGATCGCGCGCGAGCCGATCAGCCTGGAAACGCCGATCGGCGACGAGGAAGACAGCCATCTCGGCGATTTCATCGAAGACCAGAAAGCGATCTCGCCGGCCGATGCGGTCGTCAACAGCAACCTGCAGTCGCGCACGCGGCAGGTGCTGGCGTCACTGACGCCGCGTGAGGAACAAGTGCTGCGCCTGCGGTTTGGCATTGGGGAGAAAACCGACCATACGTTGGAAGAAGTCGGTGGCCGTTTCTCCGTGACGCGCGAACGCATTCGTCAGATCGAGGCCAAGGCGCTGCGCAAGCTGCGGCTCCCGGCGCGAAGCAAGAAGCTCAAGGGTTTCATCTCGTGA
- a CDS encoding PAS domain S-box protein, with amino-acid sequence MTTPTSGPDTTTATGSMEWNEAIARLAAIVESSSDAILSKTLDGTITSWNPAAERMFGYRADEVIGRSIRIIVPAECQAEEDGVLARLRQGERIEHYETVRLRKDGRRIDVSLSISPVRGGSGEFVGAATIVRDVTDRKRMERERGVLLAEAQAANRSKDEFLAMLGHELRNPLAAIANATQALALAPDASETQRPREVIERQLERLSRLVDDLLDAAQVQAGKVHLQLERMRLGDVVRQTIAALGATEHAIELNIDDRVEISGDPGRLRQVLHNLMANAVQYTPRGKAIRIRCYGERDDAVVQITDEGIGIAADILPRIFDLFVQGHRASDRIQGGLGIGLTLARKLVELHGGSLAASSAGPGLGSVFTVRIPRLPAEAGSSRDTEAVTGPRRVLVVEDNEDTREMFKMVLQLKGHDVLEAADGAEAVEVALRERPEIAFVDIGLPVMDGYEVARELRRKMGSEILLIAVTGYGQPEDEACALRAGFDEHAVKPLAPPRLADILRRRL; translated from the coding sequence ATGACGACGCCCACCTCCGGGCCCGACACCACGACCGCCACCGGTTCCATGGAGTGGAACGAGGCGATCGCACGGCTGGCCGCCATCGTCGAGTCCTCCAGCGATGCGATCCTGAGCAAGACTCTCGACGGCACCATCACCTCCTGGAACCCCGCCGCCGAGAGAATGTTCGGCTATAGGGCCGACGAGGTGATCGGCCGCAGCATCCGCATCATCGTTCCGGCCGAGTGCCAGGCCGAAGAGGACGGCGTCCTGGCGCGGCTCCGGCAAGGGGAGCGCATCGAGCACTACGAGACGGTTCGACTGCGCAAGGACGGCCGCCGCATCGACGTGTCGCTGAGCATCTCGCCCGTGCGCGGCGGCAGCGGGGAGTTCGTCGGTGCCGCCACGATCGTTCGCGATGTCACCGACCGCAAGCGGATGGAGCGCGAGCGCGGCGTGCTGCTGGCTGAGGCGCAGGCCGCCAACCGTTCGAAGGACGAGTTCCTTGCCATGCTCGGGCACGAGCTGCGCAATCCGCTGGCCGCCATCGCCAACGCCACACAGGCGCTCGCGCTCGCGCCCGACGCGAGCGAGACGCAGCGGCCGCGCGAGGTGATCGAGCGGCAGCTGGAGCGGCTTTCCAGGCTGGTCGACGATCTTCTGGACGCGGCGCAGGTGCAGGCGGGCAAGGTCCATCTGCAGCTCGAGCGAATGCGGCTCGGGGACGTCGTGCGACAGACCATTGCCGCCCTCGGCGCGACCGAACATGCCATCGAGCTCAACATCGACGACCGGGTCGAGATCAGCGGCGATCCCGGGCGGCTGCGCCAGGTGCTCCACAATCTGATGGCCAACGCCGTGCAGTACACCCCGCGCGGCAAGGCCATCCGCATACGCTGCTACGGCGAGCGTGACGATGCGGTCGTGCAGATCACCGACGAAGGCATCGGCATCGCCGCCGACATCCTGCCGCGCATCTTCGACCTGTTCGTGCAGGGCCACCGCGCCTCCGATCGCATCCAGGGCGGCCTCGGCATCGGGCTGACGCTGGCGCGAAAGCTCGTCGAGCTGCACGGCGGCAGTCTTGCCGCTTCCAGCGCCGGGCCGGGGCTCGGCAGCGTCTTTACGGTGCGCATACCGCGCCTTCCCGCCGAAGCCGGCTCTTCTCGCGACACGGAGGCGGTCACCGGACCGCGCAGGGTCCTCGTCGTCGAGGACAACGAAGACACCCGCGAGATGTTCAAGATGGTGCTGCAGCTCAAGGGTCACGACGTGCTCGAGGCCGCCGACGGCGCCGAGGCCGTCGAGGTGGCGCTGCGCGAGCGGCCCGAGATCGCGTTCGTCGACATCGGCCTTCCCGTCATGGACGGCTACGAAGTGGCGCGCGAGCTGCGGCGCAAGATGGGCAGCGAGATCCTGCTGATCGCCGTGACCGGCTACGGCCAGCCCGAGGACGAAGCGTGCGCTTTGCGCGCCGGCTTCGACGAGCACGCGGTCAAGCCGCTGGCGCCGCCGCGGCTGGCCGACATCCTGCGGCGACGCCTGTAG
- the dnaG gene encoding DNA primase has product MIADEKIAEIRQVARISEFVSPYVTLKRTGRNLSGLCPFHAEKTPSFSVSDDGGFYHCFGCGAGGNVFKFVMQMENLTFPEAVRKVAAHYGIEVPEAAGSGPASERDRMLAILAAATRYFSAALARSGVGDAMASYLRERGVDAAAIERFSLGATPASGDGLAQYLRREGHDLGIAEKLGLVGMRGGSTYDRFRERLMFPIRDPQGRTVGFGARRLGEGDGPKYLNSSDSPVYHKSRVLYGLFEAREAARTLPPQERPSELILVEGYLDVIAMSQSGITNVVATCGTALTPDQARVMRRHGEEVVALFDGDDAGRRAAARSFPVFLEAGLWARGVFLPQGEDPDTYVRSHGADAMRHLLKAAVPLVDAYVRHISSGAAGASAAARVGAEMAGVLRKVENPFEYDVLVKKAAHWTGISEEVLRQQARATQKAPAPTAPGSRPVLLRSGPPGAEELLVALMLADVHAVERVASRDIVGRMREEPWSRIARTIIEHHGSTQGVDRGELLATIEEPARTRLTARLLDDPTFADEATRQRVLNDCLERLCAAGQMQERRRMLSQLRQLEEMGDEAGASALLAQWNARRNTDEE; this is encoded by the coding sequence GTGATAGCTGACGAGAAGATCGCCGAAATCCGGCAAGTCGCCCGCATCTCCGAGTTCGTCTCGCCCTACGTCACGCTCAAGCGCACCGGCCGCAATCTCTCGGGCCTGTGCCCGTTCCACGCCGAAAAGACCCCGTCGTTCTCCGTCAGCGATGACGGCGGCTTCTATCACTGCTTCGGTTGCGGGGCCGGCGGCAACGTCTTCAAGTTCGTCATGCAGATGGAGAACCTGACCTTTCCCGAGGCGGTCCGGAAGGTCGCGGCGCATTACGGCATCGAGGTGCCCGAGGCCGCCGGCAGCGGGCCCGCTTCCGAGCGCGACCGCATGCTGGCCATCCTGGCTGCGGCCACGCGCTACTTCAGCGCCGCGCTGGCAAGGAGCGGCGTCGGTGACGCGATGGCAAGCTACCTTCGCGAGCGTGGTGTCGACGCCGCCGCCATCGAGCGGTTCTCGCTCGGTGCCACGCCGGCCTCCGGCGATGGCCTGGCGCAGTACCTGCGGCGGGAGGGGCACGACCTCGGCATCGCGGAGAAGCTGGGACTGGTCGGAATGCGCGGCGGCTCGACCTACGACCGCTTTCGCGAGCGCCTCATGTTTCCGATTCGCGATCCGCAGGGACGCACCGTCGGCTTCGGCGCTCGCCGCCTCGGGGAAGGCGACGGTCCCAAATACCTGAACTCGAGCGACTCGCCGGTCTACCACAAGAGCCGCGTGCTCTACGGCCTGTTCGAAGCACGCGAAGCCGCCCGCACGCTTCCGCCGCAGGAGCGGCCTTCCGAGCTCATTCTGGTCGAGGGCTATCTGGACGTCATCGCGATGTCGCAAAGCGGCATCACCAACGTCGTCGCAACCTGCGGCACCGCGCTCACTCCGGATCAGGCCCGCGTGATGCGACGTCACGGCGAGGAGGTGGTGGCGTTGTTCGACGGCGACGACGCCGGCCGCCGCGCCGCTGCGCGCAGCTTTCCCGTCTTCCTGGAGGCAGGGCTGTGGGCGCGCGGGGTCTTTCTGCCTCAAGGAGAAGACCCGGACACATACGTCCGCAGCCACGGCGCCGACGCGATGCGGCATCTGCTGAAGGCGGCGGTGCCGCTGGTGGATGCGTACGTCCGTCACATCTCCAGCGGCGCCGCCGGCGCATCGGCGGCCGCGCGCGTGGGGGCCGAGATGGCCGGGGTCCTGCGGAAGGTCGAGAACCCTTTCGAGTACGACGTCCTCGTCAAAAAGGCCGCGCATTGGACCGGCATCTCCGAAGAGGTCCTGCGGCAGCAGGCACGTGCGACGCAGAAGGCACCTGCGCCGACTGCCCCGGGCTCGAGGCCGGTGTTGCTTAGAAGCGGGCCTCCCGGCGCGGAGGAACTGCTGGTGGCCCTCATGCTCGCCGATGTCCATGCCGTTGAACGCGTCGCGAGCCGGGATATCGTAGGGAGGATGCGGGAAGAGCCATGGTCGCGCATCGCGCGCACGATCATCGAACATCATGGCTCCACCCAGGGAGTGGATCGCGGGGAGCTGCTGGCCACGATCGAAGAGCCCGCGCGAACGCGCCTGACGGCGCGCCTGCTCGACGACCCGACCTTTGCCGACGAAGCGACCCGGCAGCGAGTGTTGAACGACTGCCTGGAGCGCCTTTGCGCGGCCGGACAGATGCAGGAGCGGCGAAGAATGCTCTCGCAGCTCCGTCAGTTGGAAGAAATGGGCGACGAGGCCGGCGCCAGTGCGCTGCTGGCCCAATGGAACGCGCGTAGGAACACCGATGAAGAATAA